A stretch of Falco rusticolus isolate bFalRus1 chromosome 2, bFalRus1.pri, whole genome shotgun sequence DNA encodes these proteins:
- the PRSS23 gene encoding serine protease 23, with the protein MAGLSTLILLLCAAKDVMPSSSHWKPTWPSYRVPVILPQSTLNLDKPQFDAEARLEVVSPCGPACHKSSPLPTYEEVKNYLSYETLYANGSLTETEVGIYILSNSGDGSQGRSRTKRQIYGYDSRFSIFGKDFLLNYPFSTSVKLSTGCTGTLVAEKHVLTAAHCIHDGKSYVKGAQKLRVGFLKPKLKDGSKGANITNSAMPEKMKFQWIRVKRTHVPKGWIKGNANDIGMDYDYALLELKKPHKRKFMKIGVSPPARNLPGGRIHFSGYDNDRPGNLVYRFCDVKDETYDLLYQQCDAQPGASGSGVYVRMWKRQNHKWERKIIGIFSGHQWVDMNGTPQDFNVAVRITPLKYAQICYWIKGNYLDCREG; encoded by the coding sequence ATGGCAGGCTTGTCCACTTTAATCCTCCTTTTGTGTGCTGCTAAAGATGTGATGCCCTCCAGTTCTCACTGGAAGCCAACTTGGCCGTCTTACAGAGTTCCAGTTATCCTGCCACAGTCTACTCTTAACTTGGACAAACCACAGTTTGATGCTGAAGCCAGACTGGAAGTGGTATCGCCCTGTGGCCCAGCATGCCACAAAAGTTCTCCGCTGCCAACTTACGAAGAAGTGAAGAACTACCTGTCCTATGAAACCTTGTACGCTAATGGTAGCCTCACTGAAACTGAGGTGGGCATATATATTCTGAGCAACAGCGGCGATGGGTCTCAAGGCAGATCTCGAACTAAGAGGCAGATCTATGGCTATGACAGCAGGTTTAGCATTTTTGGGAAAGACTTCTTGTTGAATTACCCATTCTCCACATCGGTGAAGCTGTCTACAGGTTGCACGGGGACGCTGGTGGCTGAAAAGCACGTTCTTACTGCCGCTCATTGTATCCATGATGGCAAGAGTTATGTCAAAGGAGCTCAGAAACTGCGGGTGGGGTTCCTAAAGCCCAAACTGAAAGATGGCAGCAAAGGGGCCAATATCACCAACTCGGCAATgcctgagaaaatgaaattccaGTGGATCCGAGTGAAACGGACACATGTCCCCAAAGGATGGATCAAAGGCAATGCCAATGACATTGGCATGGATTATGACTATGCCCTGCTGGAGCTGAAGAAGCCTCATAAAAGAAAGTTTATGAAAATAGGTGTGAGCCCACCAGCAAGAAACTTGCCTGGAGGGAGGATTCACTTCTCTGGCTATGACAATGATCGTCCGGGAAACCTGGTTTACCGTTTCTGTGATGTCAAAGATGAAACATATGACCTATTGTACCAGCAGTGTGATGCCCAGCCAGGTGCAAGTGGATCTGGGGTGTACGTGAGGATGTGGAAGAGGCAGAATCACAAATGGGAGCGTAAAATTATTGGAATATTTTCGGGCCATCAGTGGGTGGACATGAATGGCACCCCACAGGATTTCAATGTAGCTGTTCGCATCACACCACTCAAATACGCACAGATCTGTTACTGGATCAAAGGCAACTACCTTGACTGCAGGGAAGGATAA